Proteins from a genomic interval of Staphylococcus debuckii:
- the aroC gene encoding chorismate synthase — MRFLTSGESHGPQLTVIIEGVPANLKITAEEINKEMFKRQGGYGRGRRMKIEKDAVEIVSGVRNGYTLGSPVTIVVTNDDFTHWRNIMGVAPISEEEQEQMKRTISKPRPGHADLVGGIKYNHRDLRNVLERSSARETAARVAVGAICKLLLKQLGINILSRVVEIGGIKDDAEYDLDTIKKYEDNNDVRVVNEEKAQEIRNKIDQAKKDGDSLGGVVQVIVENMPVGVGSYVQYDRKLDGRIAQGVVGINAFKGVSFGEGFKAAEKPGSQIQDPILYNDKAGYTRGSNHLGGLEGGMSNGMPIVVNGVMKPIPTLYKPLASVDIETKEPFKATIERSDSCAVPAASIVCEHAVAFEITKTLLEEFQSNYMEQLEQQVNERRLRNIEF; from the coding sequence ATGAGATTTTTAACCTCGGGAGAATCCCACGGTCCTCAACTAACAGTAATTATTGAAGGTGTTCCGGCTAATTTAAAAATAACTGCAGAAGAGATTAATAAGGAGATGTTTAAACGCCAAGGTGGTTACGGTCGCGGTCGCAGAATGAAAATTGAAAAAGATGCTGTAGAAATTGTTTCAGGAGTAAGAAACGGCTATACATTAGGTAGTCCCGTTACTATTGTTGTAACGAATGACGATTTCACTCATTGGAGAAACATCATGGGCGTAGCACCTATTTCAGAAGAAGAACAAGAACAAATGAAACGTACTATTTCTAAACCTCGTCCTGGTCATGCAGATTTAGTTGGCGGCATTAAATATAATCATCGAGATTTAAGAAATGTACTCGAAAGATCATCGGCGCGTGAAACTGCCGCTCGAGTAGCTGTCGGAGCAATTTGTAAACTCTTATTAAAGCAGTTAGGTATTAATATACTGAGCCGTGTAGTTGAAATTGGTGGCATTAAAGACGATGCTGAATATGATTTAGACACAATTAAAAAATACGAAGACAATAATGATGTCAGAGTCGTCAATGAAGAAAAAGCGCAAGAAATCCGCAATAAAATTGATCAAGCTAAAAAAGACGGAGATTCTCTAGGCGGTGTAGTACAAGTTATTGTTGAAAATATGCCTGTCGGTGTGGGAAGCTATGTGCAATATGATCGTAAATTAGATGGCAGAATTGCTCAAGGCGTAGTTGGAATCAACGCCTTTAAAGGCGTGAGCTTTGGAGAAGGTTTCAAAGCAGCGGAGAAACCTGGCAGTCAAATTCAAGATCCTATTCTTTACAATGATAAAGCAGGTTATACGCGCGGTTCTAATCATTTAGGCGGATTAGAAGGCGGTATGAGTAATGGTATGCCTATCGTAGTGAATGGCGTGATGAAGCCTATTCCTACACTTTATAAACCATTGGCTTCTGTAGATATAGAAACTAAAGAACCCTTCAAAGCTACTATCGAGCGTTCTGATAGTTGTGCTGTGCCTGCAGCAAGTATTGTATGCGAACATGCTGTAGCATTTGAAATCACTAAAACCTTATTAGAAGAATTCCAATCTAATTATATGGAACAATTAGAACAGCAAGTAAACGAGAGACGTCTGCGCAATATTGAATTTTAA
- the aroB gene encoding 3-dehydroquinate synthase — MQLMTTYKDNNYPIIINHNAISELNQLLSAYRDVVFIVDKNVEKAVPKKIQQALSSTQTEQFTHILKVEGNETTKTFPVYQHIIEHILEQGITRNTCIVAIGGGVTGDFAGFVAATLLRGVDFIQVPTTILAHDSSVGGKVGINTPQGKNLVGAFYRPKAVLYDLDFLETLPYTEISSGYAEVYKHALLNGEQDQRAIEAAFPDKAALASLQDMDAFLLKGIQTKLDIVVQDEREKGLRKFLNLGHTFGHAIEYEQKIPHGHAVMIGILYQFVVANEILATDFDIQHYINYFEALDYPLNTVLNSNFEAIFKLMSKDKKNDATGIQMVLLKEIGQPEVTHVEKDTIEKAFYTLQNYLK, encoded by the coding sequence ATGCAATTAATGACAACTTATAAGGATAATAACTATCCGATAATCATCAATCACAATGCGATTTCCGAATTAAATCAACTGCTCTCTGCATATCGTGATGTTGTTTTTATAGTGGATAAAAATGTTGAAAAGGCGGTACCGAAAAAAATACAACAAGCTTTGTCTTCTACCCAAACTGAACAGTTCACACATATCTTGAAAGTTGAAGGTAATGAAACGACTAAAACATTTCCAGTCTACCAACATATAATTGAACACATCTTAGAACAAGGGATTACCAGAAATACTTGTATTGTTGCTATAGGAGGCGGCGTGACAGGTGACTTTGCAGGATTTGTGGCTGCAACTTTACTTCGAGGTGTGGACTTTATTCAAGTACCGACAACGATATTAGCACACGATTCAAGTGTAGGAGGCAAAGTAGGCATTAATACTCCACAAGGTAAAAACTTAGTCGGCGCATTCTATCGTCCTAAAGCCGTTTTATATGATTTAGATTTCTTAGAAACTTTGCCTTATACCGAAATATCTAGTGGCTACGCTGAAGTGTACAAACATGCACTTCTTAATGGAGAGCAAGATCAAAGAGCAATTGAAGCAGCCTTTCCAGATAAAGCGGCGCTTGCTTCGTTACAAGATATGGATGCATTCTTGCTTAAAGGCATTCAAACTAAATTAGATATCGTGGTACAAGATGAACGCGAAAAAGGTCTGCGTAAATTTCTAAATTTAGGACATACATTCGGTCATGCGATAGAATATGAGCAAAAGATACCTCATGGCCATGCGGTAATGATTGGCATCTTGTATCAATTTGTTGTCGCAAATGAAATATTGGCTACAGATTTTGATATCCAACATTACATTAATTATTTTGAAGCACTTGATTATCCCTTAAATACAGTTTTAAATAGTAATTTCGAGGCTATCTTTAAATTAATGTCGAAAGATAAGAAAAATGATGCAACTGGTATTCAGATGGTATTATTAAAAGAAATTGGCCAACCTGAAGTGACACACGTAGAGAAAGATACCATCGAGAAAGCTTTTTATACCTTACAAAATTACCTAAAGTGA
- the bshA gene encoding N-acetyl-alpha-D-glucosaminyl L-malate synthase BshA, with the protein MKIGITCYPSMGGSGIIATELGIILAERGHDVHFITSNLPFRIRKPLPNITFHQVEVNQYAVFQYPPYDISLSTKIASVIKEYDLDILHMHYAVPHAICGILGRQMSGKDVKIMTTLHGTDITVLGYDHSLKDAIKFGIENSDVVTSVSQSLAKQTQDIIGTKKEIIPIYNFVREIDFPTQRNEKLKELYGIASDEKVLIHVSNFRQVKRIDTILETFKKVHDKIPSKLLLLGDGPELMEMKRLARDLGVLDDVLFLGKQEFVNQFYQMSDLVLLLSEKESFGLTLLEAMKTGVVPIGSTAGGIKEVIKHKETGFVVDIGDSERASQYAIQLLTDEALYAEMRENMLADIAERFNSDFIADQYEYYYKQMLEE; encoded by the coding sequence ATGAAAATAGGAATCACATGTTATCCATCTATGGGAGGTTCAGGCATTATTGCTACTGAACTTGGGATAATACTTGCAGAACGAGGCCACGATGTGCACTTTATTACTTCAAATCTGCCGTTTCGTATACGAAAACCGCTTCCAAACATTACTTTCCACCAAGTTGAAGTCAATCAATATGCGGTATTTCAATATCCACCTTATGATATTAGTCTCAGCACTAAAATCGCTTCAGTTATTAAAGAATATGACTTAGATATCTTGCATATGCACTATGCGGTGCCTCATGCGATTTGCGGTATATTAGGCCGTCAAATGTCCGGTAAAGATGTCAAAATCATGACTACACTACATGGTACAGACATCACGGTACTCGGCTATGATCATTCTTTAAAGGATGCAATCAAATTCGGGATTGAAAATAGTGATGTAGTGACAAGTGTCAGCCAATCTTTAGCTAAACAAACTCAAGATATTATAGGTACCAAAAAGGAAATCATACCCATCTATAACTTTGTACGTGAGATTGATTTTCCAACACAGCGAAATGAGAAATTAAAAGAATTGTACGGGATTGCTTCAGATGAAAAAGTATTGATTCACGTTTCTAATTTCCGACAAGTTAAACGTATCGATACTATTTTAGAAACTTTTAAAAAGGTACATGATAAAATTCCTTCCAAATTACTCCTCTTAGGAGATGGTCCGGAATTAATGGAAATGAAACGTCTTGCACGCGACTTAGGTGTTTTAGACGATGTACTATTTTTAGGAAAACAAGAATTTGTTAACCAATTTTATCAAATGTCTGATTTAGTTTTACTCCTCAGTGAAAAAGAAAGCTTCGGTTTGACTCTTCTTGAAGCAATGAAGACAGGGGTAGTCCCTATAGGTTCCACAGCAGGAGGCATTAAAGAAGTAATTAAACATAAGGAAACTGGCTTTGTGGTTGATATCGGCGACAGCGAACGTGCAAGCCAGTATGCAATTCAGTTATTAACAGACGAAGCGCTCTATGCAGAAATGCGCGAAAATATGTTAGCTGATATAGCTGAACGTTTTAATTCAGACTTTATTGCTGATCAATATGAATATTACTATAAACAAATGTTAGAGGAATAA
- a CDS encoding YpiB family protein — translation MIDNEALSLKKRNFIEYLLFQYKFKSRISVWLLNLIKSDFRRLDNIYFVDQPIPNHHTLELSVLDTRETAIQYYDNQINYRNTNEIFRHIAYQFPKFDIKINLPQRDARMDEILLSQLLISPDYSLHLHDLYAVTMTPQAEISLINRLQNTIDVSLQIHDSEYFYRVSHLLNTLKSKSINFPTKD, via the coding sequence ATGATTGATAACGAAGCGCTTAGTTTAAAGAAAAGGAATTTCATTGAATACTTATTATTTCAATATAAATTCAAGTCCAGAATCAGTGTATGGTTGCTCAATCTCATAAAATCCGATTTCAGACGATTAGATAATATTTATTTTGTTGACCAACCTATACCCAATCATCATACACTTGAACTTTCTGTTTTAGATACGCGAGAAACAGCAATACAGTATTATGACAATCAAATAAACTATAGAAATACGAATGAGATATTCAGACATATTGCTTATCAGTTTCCAAAGTTTGATATTAAAATTAATTTACCGCAAAGAGACGCTAGAATGGACGAAATACTCTTATCTCAGTTGTTAATATCTCCTGACTATTCTTTGCACTTGCATGACTTATATGCAGTAACTATGACACCGCAAGCTGAAATATCGTTAATTAACCGTTTGCAAAATACCATCGATGTCAGCTTGCAAATTCATGATTCCGAATACTTCTACAGAGTGTCGCATTTGTTGAATACTTTAAAATCAAAATCTATCAACTTTCCAACAAAGGACTAA
- a CDS encoding tetratricopeptide repeat protein, protein MEDTNKLIDDIHLQKIDNLDSRVEQAISTADDDTLFLLGETLYNYGLTPQGLEVFRALYNKFPDETELLSYFIEGLIAEDKTDEALEHLSQAELTTERLMLEADLYQQINMLEVAIDKIEEAIELEPNDPVLHFALAELMYFDGQYLRASAEYETVLETGEYMVNGVNLYARLADSALQSGNYDDAVKLYDEISEQDMTSEDYMKKALAYEKNDLLQEAVKIMGTLMDKDPDFMQGYFYIQQLYLQQKDYKSAIEVGNEGLRLNQFYKELMLSTGKIEIDHGNQEEGIEHLLKALELDSSYQEPLIELSSLYRTQENNEGIISLMQFADEDDLDPRFMWNLAYALGAEERDKEAQHFFDMAKPTYENNPDFLGDYYFFLIETGQIEQAKVLLPQLLELDPNNDEWQQEAERLQLY, encoded by the coding sequence ATGGAAGACACAAATAAATTAATCGATGATATTCATCTTCAAAAAATAGATAATCTGGATAGTCGAGTAGAACAAGCGATTTCTACAGCAGATGATGATACTTTATTCTTACTTGGAGAAACGCTGTATAATTATGGTTTAACTCCACAAGGATTAGAAGTGTTCCGCGCACTTTATAATAAATTCCCTGACGAAACAGAATTGTTAAGTTATTTTATTGAGGGATTAATAGCAGAAGACAAAACAGATGAAGCTTTAGAACATCTCAGTCAAGCGGAATTGACTACTGAAAGATTAATGTTAGAAGCAGATTTGTATCAACAAATTAATATGTTGGAAGTAGCGATTGATAAAATCGAAGAAGCGATTGAACTTGAGCCTAACGATCCTGTCTTGCATTTTGCTTTAGCAGAACTTATGTACTTTGATGGACAATATCTACGTGCATCTGCTGAATATGAAACAGTTCTCGAAACAGGAGAATATATGGTCAACGGTGTAAACTTGTACGCTCGTTTAGCTGATAGTGCGTTACAAAGCGGCAACTATGATGACGCTGTTAAACTTTACGATGAAATCTCAGAACAGGATATGACCTCTGAAGATTATATGAAGAAAGCACTGGCTTATGAAAAAAATGATTTATTGCAAGAAGCCGTTAAAATTATGGGTACCTTAATGGATAAAGATCCTGATTTTATGCAAGGTTACTTCTATATTCAACAACTTTACTTGCAGCAAAAAGATTATAAATCTGCAATAGAAGTAGGTAACGAAGGCTTGCGTCTTAATCAGTTCTACAAAGAATTAATGCTTTCTACAGGTAAAATCGAAATAGATCACGGCAACCAAGAAGAGGGTATAGAGCATTTACTTAAAGCACTGGAACTTGATAGTTCTTATCAAGAGCCTTTAATAGAATTAAGCAGTCTATATCGAACGCAAGAAAATAATGAAGGTATTATTTCGTTGATGCAATTTGCTGACGAGGACGATTTAGACCCGAGATTTATGTGGAATTTAGCCTATGCCTTAGGTGCAGAAGAAAGAGATAAAGAGGCACAGCATTTCTTTGATATGGCTAAACCAACTTATGAAAATAATCCTGATTTCCTTGGTGATTATTATTTCTTCCTTATCGAAACTGGTCAAATCGAACAGGCTAAAGTATTGTTGCCTCAATTATTAGAATTAGATCCAAATAATGATGAATGGCAGCAAGAAGCAGAACGTCTCCAATTATATTAA
- the aroA gene encoding 3-phosphoshikimate 1-carboxyvinyltransferase, whose translation MTKTETINLTGPLKGEFEVPGDKSMTHRAIMLSSLAKGQSVIKKPLLAEDCLRTMKIFELLGVDFDIQDNQVVVTSPGYQKFQTPHQALYTGNSGTTTRIMAGLLSGLGIPSVLSGDESIGKRPMNRIIQPLTEMGAAIEGIDNNYTPLVINKAELHGIDYKMPVASAQVKSAILFASLFSATQSSITEIGITRNHTETMFEHYHIPLKVDGMHIETVPNAITSIQAEDFTVPGDISSAAFFIVAALITPGSDITIHNVGMNSTRSGIIDIVKEMKGNIEIINETQTAEPTASIRIQYTPNLQPAKLSGELITRAIDEIPVVALLCTQANGSSVIKDAEELKFKETNRITTTSDELGLLGFEVHPTNDGFIIHPSQFEHAAEVSSYTDHRIGMTLAIASLLGEEALSIKNFNSVNTSFPEFLPLLKSISQKG comes from the coding sequence ATGACTAAAACTGAAACCATAAACTTAACAGGACCCTTGAAAGGGGAATTCGAAGTTCCTGGAGATAAATCAATGACACATCGTGCAATCATGTTAAGCTCCTTAGCAAAGGGACAATCTGTCATTAAAAAACCGCTTCTTGCCGAAGATTGTTTGAGAACGATGAAAATCTTTGAATTATTAGGTGTGGATTTCGATATTCAAGACAATCAAGTAGTCGTCACTTCTCCTGGATATCAAAAATTCCAAACGCCTCACCAAGCATTATATACTGGCAACTCTGGAACAACTACGCGAATTATGGCTGGCTTATTAAGCGGTCTTGGGATACCATCTGTACTTTCAGGTGATGAATCAATTGGCAAACGCCCTATGAATCGTATTATTCAGCCGTTAACAGAGATGGGAGCTGCAATCGAAGGAATAGATAACAACTATACGCCACTTGTAATCAATAAAGCTGAATTACATGGCATCGATTATAAAATGCCTGTAGCCAGCGCCCAGGTAAAGAGCGCCATCTTATTCGCTAGTCTTTTTTCAGCAACTCAATCCAGTATTACAGAGATAGGGATTACACGGAACCATACAGAAACTATGTTTGAGCATTACCATATTCCGTTAAAAGTGGACGGCATGCATATTGAAACTGTTCCAAACGCTATCACATCCATCCAAGCCGAAGATTTTACTGTTCCTGGCGATATTTCATCAGCTGCATTCTTTATTGTAGCTGCATTGATTACGCCCGGTAGTGATATTACAATTCATAATGTAGGCATGAATTCAACACGCTCGGGTATTATTGATATTGTGAAAGAAATGAAAGGTAACATTGAAATTATTAATGAAACACAAACTGCGGAACCTACCGCTTCAATTCGTATTCAATATACACCAAACTTACAACCCGCTAAGCTTTCTGGCGAACTGATTACCCGTGCAATTGATGAAATTCCTGTCGTAGCGCTTTTATGTACGCAGGCAAACGGTTCTAGTGTCATTAAAGACGCTGAGGAATTGAAATTCAAAGAAACAAACCGTATAACAACGACGTCAGATGAATTAGGGCTGCTCGGTTTTGAAGTACATCCAACCAATGATGGGTTCATTATTCATCCGTCTCAATTTGAGCATGCAGCTGAAGTCAGCTCTTATACGGATCACCGTATAGGGATGACGCTCGCGATTGCTTCTTTGTTAGGCGAAGAAGCTCTGAGCATTAAAAATTTCAATTCAGTCAACACATCGTTCCCTGAATTCTTACCTCTACTAAAATCGATTTCTCAGAAAGGATAA
- a CDS encoding nucleotide pyrophosphohydrolase — MKSMEEMQKEVDQYIGQFKAGYFSPLANLARLTEEVGELAREINHVYGEKKKKDTEEENTIKAELGDNLFVLLCIANSLDIDMTESFNETMEKFNTRDKNRFERK; from the coding sequence ATGAAATCAATGGAAGAAATGCAAAAAGAAGTTGATCAGTACATAGGTCAATTTAAAGCAGGTTACTTCTCACCACTTGCTAACTTAGCTCGCTTGACTGAAGAAGTAGGCGAGTTGGCTCGAGAAATCAATCATGTCTACGGAGAAAAGAAAAAGAAAGATACAGAAGAAGAAAATACAATTAAAGCTGAACTAGGCGATAATTTATTTGTATTATTATGCATTGCTAACTCTCTGGATATTGATATGACAGAAAGTTTTAATGAAACTATGGAAAAGTTTAATACGCGTGATAAAAATCGCTTTGAACGTAAGTAA
- a CDS encoding DUF1405 domain-containing protein: MTLMNWWRWALYSRPFLLFALICNILGTIYGYIWYGNQLKTAPWYFQIFIPDSPTASLFLCIALALFLFGKNSSVIEALAFTTLIKYGVWAVIMNLILFYQYNEVSINGLMLLISHGIMAMEAIIFYPRFKITLLGGLVAVVWIFHNDLIDYVFMQFPFYPFIDAHLELVAYIAFILSSISIILYFCLRKWIQHKLFDQPLRSQ, translated from the coding sequence ATGACCTTAATGAATTGGTGGAGATGGGCGTTATATTCTCGTCCATTTCTTTTATTTGCTTTAATATGCAATATCCTAGGAACAATTTATGGCTATATTTGGTACGGGAACCAACTGAAGACCGCACCGTGGTATTTTCAAATCTTTATACCTGACAGTCCTACAGCATCACTATTTTTATGTATTGCTTTAGCGCTATTCTTATTCGGAAAGAATAGTTCCGTAATAGAAGCGCTAGCCTTTACTACATTAATCAAGTACGGTGTTTGGGCCGTCATTATGAATCTCATTTTATTCTATCAATATAACGAGGTTTCGATTAACGGTTTGATGCTCTTGATTTCTCATGGCATCATGGCGATGGAAGCGATTATTTTCTATCCAAGATTTAAGATTACTTTGCTAGGAGGACTCGTAGCGGTGGTATGGATTTTCCATAATGATTTAATAGATTATGTCTTTATGCAATTTCCATTTTATCCATTCATAGATGCGCATCTTGAATTAGTAGCGTATATTGCTTTTATTTTAAGCAGTATCAGTATAATATTATACTTCTGTTTAAGAAAGTGGATACAGCACAAATTGTTTGACCAACCTTTACGTTCTCAGTAA
- a CDS encoding zinc metallopeptidase, with translation MSFVSLIIYFVILMILPMWAQHKVKSTYEKYSQVRSTSGKTGREVAEEILSANGINDVDVLEGEGFLSDHYDPSKKVIRLSPANYSRPSVAGTAVAAHEVGHAIQHQQGYFFLRFRNALFPLANIGSNLSYLLIMAGIILTSMRMAIGTTALWIGIFLMAFAVLFSIITLPVEFDASKRAMRNIQSLHIVNDKEYKHARKVLTAAAMTYVASTAVAVAELLRFILIARSSDN, from the coding sequence TTGTCTTTCGTTAGTCTTATTATTTATTTTGTTATATTAATGATTTTACCGATGTGGGCGCAGCACAAAGTTAAATCAACTTATGAAAAATATTCACAAGTTCGTTCTACAAGCGGCAAAACTGGACGAGAAGTGGCTGAAGAAATTTTGAGCGCCAATGGTATAAATGATGTAGATGTTTTAGAAGGCGAAGGTTTCTTATCAGACCATTATGACCCATCTAAAAAAGTAATTCGTTTATCTCCTGCGAACTACAGTCGTCCATCTGTTGCTGGTACTGCTGTAGCAGCACACGAAGTGGGACATGCTATTCAGCATCAGCAAGGATATTTCTTCTTGCGCTTTAGAAATGCTTTGTTCCCATTAGCAAACATCGGAAGTAACTTATCATATCTCTTGATTATGGCAGGTATCATTTTGACATCGATGAGAATGGCAATTGGTACTACAGCTTTATGGATTGGTATTTTCCTAATGGCTTTCGCAGTACTGTTTTCAATTATTACCTTGCCTGTAGAATTCGATGCAAGTAAACGTGCAATGAGAAATATTCAAAGTTTGCACATCGTTAATGACAAAGAATACAAACATGCGCGTAAAGTACTCACAGCCGCTGCAATGACATATGTTGCTTCAACTGCTGTTGCTGTAGCTGAGCTCTTAAGATTTATCTTAATTGCGCGTTCAAGTGATAATTAA
- the ndk gene encoding nucleoside-diphosphate kinase: MERTFLMIKPDGVQRKLVGEIIARLEKKGLKLVGGKFMTVSKEKAETHYGEHADKPFYEGLVSFITSAPVFAMVVEGENVVEVTRNMIGKTNPTEAAPGTIRGDLGLTVGRNVIHGSDSVESAKREISLWFEPNELSVYTANDEEWLYEN, translated from the coding sequence ATGGAAAGAACTTTTCTAATGATTAAACCAGACGGCGTTCAACGCAAATTAGTCGGTGAAATCATCGCTCGTTTAGAGAAAAAAGGATTAAAACTTGTTGGCGGGAAATTTATGACTGTTTCCAAAGAAAAAGCAGAAACACATTATGGTGAACATGCTGATAAGCCATTCTACGAAGGATTAGTATCATTTATTACTTCAGCACCTGTATTTGCTATGGTAGTAGAAGGAGAAAACGTTGTAGAAGTAACAAGAAATATGATTGGTAAAACAAATCCAACTGAAGCAGCCCCTGGCACAATCAGAGGCGATTTAGGTCTTACAGTAGGCCGTAACGTTATTCATGGTTCAGATTCAGTTGAATCTGCTAAAAGAGAAATCAGCCTATGGTTCGAACCTAATGAGCTAAGTGTTTATACTGCAAACGACGAAGAATGGTTATACGAAAATTAA
- a CDS encoding CCA tRNA nucleotidyltransferase, which produces MNKDLFLQSAPILQQIQDSGYEAYYVGGSVRDYLMGRPIHDIDITTSAAPEEIEAIFEHTIPIGKEHGTINVVYNYENYEVTTFRAEGEYKDHRRPSEVRFVRDLYQDVERRDFTINAIAMDEHFEIKDYFNGYNDIKNKVIKTVGNAEERFDEDALRILRGLRFKSQLQFQIDSATYQAMADKVADTEFLSIERIIVELRKLLEGIDAPLVYPLLNQLDFFKFVPFFKAFNTAAIKVKNPIKFELLIALLLFKEPIDVALSQLKISNDSKKAIHQFISIFEALPNIKTKKDLRVFVYDYGISALSYILDMSNTLSANEVELSHPLIFNYETLKEIDQNLIIHQRSDMMVNGKDILEALDLKGGPWLKEVLRKIECAIINQEVPNQKSEIVNWVKTHVEI; this is translated from the coding sequence ATGAATAAAGATTTATTTTTACAATCAGCTCCAATTTTACAACAAATTCAAGATAGCGGTTATGAAGCATATTACGTAGGCGGCTCTGTACGTGATTATTTAATGGGCCGTCCTATTCATGATATTGATATTACAACGAGCGCTGCTCCTGAAGAGATAGAAGCCATATTCGAGCATACTATTCCAATCGGAAAAGAGCATGGGACTATAAATGTGGTATATAACTATGAGAATTATGAAGTGACCACTTTCAGAGCTGAAGGAGAATACAAAGATCATCGCAGACCAAGCGAAGTCCGTTTTGTGAGAGATTTGTATCAAGATGTTGAACGTCGTGATTTTACTATAAACGCTATTGCCATGGATGAACATTTTGAAATCAAAGATTACTTTAATGGCTATAATGATATAAAAAATAAAGTTATTAAAACAGTGGGTAATGCTGAAGAACGTTTCGATGAGGATGCTTTACGTATTCTACGGGGGTTGCGTTTTAAATCTCAATTGCAATTTCAAATCGATTCTGCCACTTACCAAGCAATGGCAGATAAAGTGGCGGATACAGAATTTTTATCAATCGAACGTATTATTGTTGAGCTGCGTAAATTATTAGAAGGTATTGATGCGCCACTGGTTTATCCTTTACTCAATCAACTAGATTTTTTCAAATTTGTTCCTTTTTTCAAAGCATTTAACACAGCAGCAATTAAAGTGAAGAATCCTATCAAATTTGAATTGCTCATCGCATTACTGCTTTTTAAAGAACCCATTGACGTTGCATTGTCACAACTAAAGATTAGTAATGATAGTAAGAAAGCAATCCATCAATTTATCAGTATCTTTGAAGCATTACCAAATATTAAAACGAAAAAAGATTTACGCGTTTTCGTTTATGATTATGGTATCTCTGCCCTATCTTATATACTAGATATGAGCAATACTTTAAGCGCTAATGAGGTGGAATTGAGCCATCCCTTAATCTTTAACTATGAAACCTTAAAAGAAATAGATCAAAATTTAATTATCCACCAACGTAGTGATATGATGGTTAATGGTAAAGATATATTAGAGGCTTTAGACTTAAAGGGCGGCCCTTGGTTAAAAGAGGTACTAAGAAAAATAGAATGCGCAATTATTAACCAAGAGGTGCCTAACCAAAAAAGTGAAATTGTAAATTGGGTGAAAACACATGTCGAAATATAG